The Chryseolinea soli genome contains a region encoding:
- a CDS encoding Crp/Fnr family transcriptional regulator, which translates to MENKLISFLQLFINIPEGDQKIIADAFQFKTFDEGEYLFQSGHVCKERFFICSGILKIVVINDNGVRVTHYFLKQNQFCTILESFMKETIADENIVAACPTEVLSITKAGLLALYKKLPYLEKLIDQITQQALLDKIKIRNTYLGYDSSTRYKLFLIQQSDIALKVSLSDVASYLGITQQSLSRIRKNLK; encoded by the coding sequence ATGGAAAACAAGCTGATTTCCTTTTTGCAACTCTTTATAAACATTCCCGAAGGCGACCAAAAGATCATTGCCGATGCCTTTCAATTCAAGACCTTTGATGAGGGTGAATACTTATTTCAATCCGGTCATGTTTGCAAAGAGCGTTTTTTTATTTGCAGCGGCATTCTGAAGATCGTGGTCATCAACGACAATGGTGTGCGGGTGACGCACTACTTTTTAAAGCAGAACCAGTTTTGTACCATCCTGGAAAGCTTTATGAAAGAAACCATAGCCGACGAAAACATCGTGGCGGCTTGTCCCACGGAAGTGTTGAGCATTACCAAAGCGGGTCTGCTCGCCTTGTATAAGAAACTCCCTTATCTCGAAAAACTCATCGATCAGATCACCCAACAGGCCTTGCTGGACAAGATCAAGATCAGGAACACCTACCTGGGTTACGACTCTTCTACCCGTTATAAATTATTTTTGATCCAACAATCGGACATCGCGCTAAAAGTTTCCCTGAGCGATGTCGCCTCCTACCTGGGGATCACCCAGCAGTCCTTAAGCCGGATCCGCAAAAATCTTAAATAG
- a CDS encoding PadR family transcriptional regulator, whose amino-acid sequence MKGTYLGEFEEIVLLAVGILRDGAYGVSIRQEIEDQTGRNVNIGAVHTALHRLEDKGYLSSQFGEAEEVRGGKRKRLFTLTAAGIKALREAQAIRKQMWSQLPKILLQQN is encoded by the coding sequence ATGAAAGGAACTTACCTGGGTGAATTTGAGGAAATCGTTTTGTTGGCCGTCGGCATTCTGCGCGACGGCGCTTATGGTGTGAGCATCCGCCAGGAGATAGAGGACCAGACCGGCCGGAACGTCAACATCGGCGCCGTGCACACGGCCTTGCACCGGTTGGAGGACAAGGGCTATCTCTCATCCCAGTTCGGCGAGGCCGAGGAAGTGCGGGGTGGCAAGCGCAAGCGACTGTTCACGTTGACGGCGGCCGGCATCAAAGCGCTTCGCGAGGCCCAGGCCATCCGCAAGCAAATGTGGTCGCAGCTCCCTAAGATATTATTGCAACAGAATTAA
- a CDS encoding carbohydrate binding family 9 domain-containing protein, with translation MKRKIALLFCSLLILDLYGQESFKPDAIKPQVWAMPTTDNIRLDGKLLEPSWTKAQPATSFTQVEPYQEHKANDSTEVKLLYDDRYIYIAAFCRDTLGTKSLKAPDLMRDFNWRAHDTFAIVFDGFCDHRNGMSFVTNPYGAQKDYLSFDDTYFDSDWNGLWQVRTSRSDSGWVAEFAIPWKTLRYAKKDVREMGINFLRLRRQSNEISVWSKYPRSYGFSRMEYAGVLKGIQPPAPGTNLQVNPYVLFSRHDKDGSNTVSYKMGGEAKWAINPNTVADFTFNTDFAQADADLQVNNITRFSVFFPEKRQFFLENASLFGPGISPNDDLSGGNMTIQPFFSRRIGLDALGNPIPIDAGARMVYRSSKRSIGAMLVRQHAYDTLPASQFTTVRYTENIGKQNRLGMLVTGKSSPGHVNGVTALDGFFRFGQAHSFSVMAMHSATTAKPGGLAAYGRYFYTTNKFKFWLSESIVTKDFNPEAGFVSRQDVVATAPGFFWYYRGQRLPYRKFIRSFEPGVASEFYHSITRGELIERSVKITPAWLTLQTGGYIGFSVTPSYQNLSTPFEPLGVYIPAGQFSYTRYALSMGSNPSRKVSYIFLYESGSYFNGRLNLTDLQLNLSPLPNIALRLRYNDNYFQEVGDQFTTQHVRLYTAQLRLALNPRLQLVGLFQKNTQTNTNAYNVRLSWEYKPLSYVYLIYNSRTSTTDPSVREVTQIAKVSFLKQF, from the coding sequence ATGAAACGCAAAATCGCCCTGCTCTTCTGTTCTCTTTTGATCTTGGATCTATACGGACAGGAATCGTTCAAACCGGATGCCATCAAGCCCCAAGTGTGGGCCATGCCAACGACCGACAACATCCGGCTCGACGGGAAATTGCTGGAACCTTCATGGACGAAGGCACAACCCGCCACCTCGTTCACGCAAGTGGAGCCCTACCAGGAACACAAGGCCAACGACTCCACCGAAGTCAAACTTCTCTATGATGACCGCTACATCTACATCGCCGCCTTTTGCCGCGACACCCTGGGCACTAAATCACTAAAAGCCCCGGACCTCATGCGCGACTTCAACTGGCGCGCGCACGACACCTTCGCTATTGTCTTTGACGGATTTTGTGATCACCGGAACGGTATGTCGTTCGTAACAAATCCCTACGGCGCACAAAAGGATTACCTCTCGTTTGACGACACCTATTTCGACAGCGATTGGAATGGACTCTGGCAAGTACGCACCTCGCGAAGCGATTCGGGTTGGGTGGCCGAATTTGCTATTCCGTGGAAGACGTTGCGCTATGCAAAAAAAGACGTTCGCGAAATGGGCATCAATTTTCTCCGGCTGCGTCGCCAAAGCAACGAGATCTCGGTGTGGTCTAAATATCCAAGATCGTACGGGTTCAGCCGGATGGAATATGCCGGTGTGCTGAAAGGAATCCAGCCGCCTGCGCCGGGCACCAATCTGCAGGTCAATCCCTACGTACTCTTTTCACGCCATGACAAAGACGGCTCGAACACTGTGAGCTATAAAATGGGAGGCGAAGCCAAGTGGGCCATCAACCCCAACACGGTGGCGGACTTCACATTCAACACCGACTTTGCACAGGCCGACGCCGACCTGCAGGTGAACAACATCACGCGCTTCTCGGTTTTCTTCCCGGAGAAACGACAATTCTTTCTCGAGAATGCCTCTCTTTTCGGACCCGGAATTTCACCGAACGATGACCTGTCGGGTGGCAACATGACCATACAACCTTTCTTCAGCCGGCGCATTGGTTTGGATGCGCTTGGAAATCCCATTCCGATCGACGCGGGCGCGCGCATGGTATACCGCTCTTCGAAAAGAAGTATCGGCGCCATGCTGGTCCGGCAGCACGCATACGATACCTTACCCGCCAGCCAATTCACCACCGTCCGCTATACGGAAAACATCGGAAAGCAAAATCGGTTGGGCATGCTCGTCACGGGCAAATCATCGCCGGGGCATGTCAATGGTGTGACGGCGTTGGACGGTTTCTTCCGGTTTGGACAAGCGCATTCCTTCAGTGTCATGGCCATGCACTCGGCCACCACGGCGAAACCGGGTGGGCTTGCTGCTTATGGGCGCTACTTCTACACGACGAACAAGTTTAAGTTTTGGCTTAGCGAATCTATTGTGACAAAGGACTTCAACCCCGAAGCGGGGTTTGTGTCCAGGCAAGACGTTGTCGCCACGGCGCCGGGTTTCTTTTGGTATTATCGCGGGCAAAGATTGCCCTACCGGAAATTCATCCGCTCGTTCGAGCCGGGCGTGGCCTCGGAGTTCTATCATTCGATCACCCGTGGTGAACTGATTGAACGGTCCGTGAAAATAACACCCGCATGGTTGACCCTGCAGACCGGGGGATATATTGGATTTAGTGTAACGCCATCCTATCAAAATCTTTCCACACCGTTCGAACCTTTGGGCGTGTATATCCCTGCGGGGCAATTCAGCTATACCCGCTATGCCCTCTCCATGGGAAGCAATCCCTCACGAAAAGTCTCCTATATATTCCTCTACGAAAGCGGCAGCTATTTCAACGGGCGGTTAAACCTGACAGACCTTCAGCTCAATCTTTCGCCGCTCCCCAACATCGCGCTGAGGTTGCGCTACAATGACAACTACTTTCAGGAAGTTGGCGACCAGTTTACGACCCAGCATGTACGGCTGTATACCGCCCAACTGCGGCTAGCGCTCAATCCAAGGCTGCAGTTGGTGGGACTCTTCCAAAAGAATACACAAACCAATACGAATGCCTACAATGTGAGATTGTCCTGGGAATACAAGCCCCTTTCGTACGTGTACTTGATCTATAACAGCAGGACGAGCACCACCGATCCATCCGTCCGGGAGGTCACGCAGATCGCGAAAGTCAGTTTCCTGAAACAATTTTAG
- a CDS encoding ABC transporter permease, with protein sequence MKHTPPALAKRLLQWFCHAEFIEEIEGDLYELFQQRIEKEGLFKARLHYYRDVLDATNLYRSQPRKKSQNQTLPLRDRWKHFFTIAIRNMTRSRSSTAINLCGLAVSLASFLFIALYIVDETTYDTFHPDAANTYRISYSFKSFDGREGKDSRAAGLWSVTLKEMMPEVKHVTRFSRFGWPGNVWTGSPDNVFVEQGFFWVDSTFTDIFSLPLASIGNAREVLRNPQEVILSETTARRYFGDKDPIGQSITYVRDGMSFAFTVGAVMKDFPSNAHFKPDFIANCVALNPLWKRNDEDRINSWMDSFSYSFINVEPGTDLEKVSKTLQQIFDQNLGEFAKTTHPILIPLHDVHFTTGFLFELDAPGDKTHLYIFGSIGLLILAMACINYMNLATARSIRRSKEVGLRKTLGVSKAMLITQFLGESFLMTGIAMVLAMILFAVFLSTFNMLTLKNFDLLVVGQNKTLYLLLVLFVTVGILAGSYPAFYLSGFRPVEVLKGTLVTGRGPENFRKGLVILQICITLVLLTSTYVIQSQLSFIDHTRLSEHKDEVVTVRLGQNAPDKMAAYKQIAKQDPHVKEVSTGPHLPRRETFGNLQHSMKFSALSQTIYSWDQLDGDFDFSNLFGLELVAGRSLSADNPADSSAILLNEKAVKELGTTPEKALGLEAEVVTFFEKQGQMERLVTRHKVIGVVKDFNFASVRLPIAPVVISAKSTVSEMMYVKLDGGNIPEVIQHLVKAWKQVYPATPFQYWFMDEEFGRLYQTERQMGQIFTYLAAVAILIACLGLFGLASFTAEQKVKEIGIRKVMGASTAQILLLLTSRYIKLAAISFLIGIPIAFISIHFWMETFVYKATLGLGFYIVICILILAIVLATVGLESLRAARANPSDSMRHE encoded by the coding sequence ATGAAACATACCCCACCGGCCCTGGCCAAGCGACTTCTCCAATGGTTTTGTCACGCCGAATTCATCGAGGAGATCGAGGGCGACCTCTACGAATTGTTTCAACAACGCATTGAAAAGGAGGGACTCTTCAAAGCCCGCCTGCATTATTATCGCGATGTGTTGGACGCCACCAACCTGTATCGCTCGCAACCGCGCAAGAAGAGCCAGAACCAAACGCTACCGCTGCGCGATCGATGGAAACATTTTTTCACCATTGCCATCCGGAACATGACCCGGTCGCGATCGTCGACCGCCATAAACCTTTGTGGATTGGCCGTGAGCCTGGCCAGCTTCCTCTTCATCGCGCTGTACATCGTGGACGAAACGACATACGACACCTTTCATCCGGACGCGGCAAATACCTATCGCATCAGCTATTCGTTCAAGAGCTTTGATGGAAGGGAGGGAAAGGATTCGCGTGCCGCCGGCCTGTGGAGCGTGACGCTAAAAGAGATGATGCCCGAAGTGAAGCACGTAACCCGGTTTTCGCGTTTCGGCTGGCCGGGCAATGTGTGGACCGGCAGCCCCGACAATGTGTTTGTGGAGCAGGGATTCTTTTGGGTCGATTCCACCTTCACCGATATTTTTTCGCTCCCACTGGCAAGCATCGGCAATGCCAGAGAAGTTTTGAGAAATCCACAAGAGGTCATCCTCAGCGAGACAACCGCCCGTCGTTATTTTGGCGACAAGGACCCGATAGGACAATCCATTACCTATGTACGCGACGGCATGAGCTTTGCCTTCACGGTCGGTGCCGTGATGAAAGACTTTCCCTCCAACGCGCACTTCAAACCCGATTTCATCGCGAACTGCGTTGCCTTAAACCCGCTTTGGAAGCGCAACGACGAAGACCGTATCAATTCCTGGATGGATTCTTTTTCTTACTCGTTTATAAATGTCGAGCCGGGCACCGACCTGGAGAAAGTATCGAAAACCCTTCAGCAGATCTTCGACCAGAACCTCGGCGAATTTGCGAAAACCACGCACCCGATTTTGATCCCGCTGCACGACGTGCATTTCACTACCGGCTTCCTGTTTGAATTGGATGCGCCCGGCGACAAAACGCACTTGTATATTTTTGGTTCGATCGGTTTGCTCATCCTGGCGATGGCCTGCATCAACTATATGAACCTGGCCACGGCCCGGAGCATCCGCCGGTCAAAAGAAGTGGGCTTGCGCAAAACATTGGGGGTGAGCAAGGCCATGCTGATAACGCAGTTCCTGGGCGAATCCTTTTTAATGACGGGCATCGCCATGGTACTGGCCATGATTTTGTTTGCCGTATTTCTGTCGACATTCAATATGCTGACGCTGAAAAATTTTGACCTGCTGGTCGTGGGGCAGAACAAGACGCTTTATCTTTTACTGGTGTTGTTTGTTACCGTAGGTATTCTCGCCGGTAGTTATCCGGCTTTTTACCTGTCGGGTTTCCGGCCGGTGGAGGTGTTGAAGGGTACGCTCGTCACTGGCCGTGGCCCGGAGAATTTCAGAAAGGGTTTGGTGATCCTGCAGATCTGCATCACGCTGGTCCTGCTCACCAGCACCTACGTCATCCAAAGCCAGCTTTCTTTTATTGATCACACCCGCCTGAGCGAACACAAAGACGAAGTGGTGACCGTGCGTCTGGGCCAGAACGCGCCAGACAAGATGGCGGCTTATAAACAAATCGCCAAACAAGATCCCCATGTAAAAGAGGTCTCGACCGGCCCGCATTTGCCGCGCCGGGAAACGTTTGGCAACCTGCAACACTCCATGAAGTTCAGTGCACTGAGTCAAACCATTTATTCCTGGGATCAACTCGATGGCGACTTTGACTTCAGTAACTTATTTGGTTTGGAGTTGGTGGCTGGCAGAAGTCTGTCGGCCGACAACCCCGCCGATAGCTCGGCGATCTTGCTCAATGAAAAAGCCGTAAAAGAACTGGGCACAACACCCGAAAAAGCTTTGGGATTGGAAGCGGAGGTAGTGACCTTCTTTGAGAAGCAAGGACAAATGGAGCGCCTCGTAACGCGACACAAAGTGATCGGTGTGGTGAAGGATTTCAACTTTGCCTCCGTGCGGCTGCCCATCGCCCCCGTTGTCATCAGCGCAAAATCCACCGTATCGGAAATGATGTATGTGAAGCTGGATGGTGGCAACATTCCCGAAGTGATCCAACACCTTGTCAAGGCCTGGAAACAAGTTTACCCGGCGACACCATTTCAATATTGGTTTATGGACGAAGAGTTCGGACGCCTCTATCAAACGGAGCGTCAAATGGGACAGATCTTTACCTACCTTGCCGCCGTGGCCATCCTCATTGCCTGCCTGGGTCTCTTCGGCCTGGCCTCTTTCACCGCCGAACAAAAAGTAAAAGAGATCGGCATCCGCAAGGTCATGGGCGCCTCTACCGCACAAATCCTTTTGCTGCTCACGTCGCGCTACATAAAACTTGCAGCCATTTCATTTCTCATCGGCATCCCCATAGCCTTCATCTCCATCCACTTCTGGATGGAAACCTTTGTCTACAAAGCAACCCTGGGCCTGGGCTTTTACATCGTGATCTGCATTCTCATCCTGGCCATCGTCCTCGCCACCGTCGGCCTCGAATCACTCCGCGCCGCCCGCGCCAACCCATCCGACTCCATGCGCCACGAATAA
- a CDS encoding TonB-dependent receptor family protein, whose translation MNKSILLLVLFLWPCFCFTASAQAIEKDTIKSTLLGPVTVEGYQDREHALPDVVGMGIFAGKKTDVITLRNGEANLPQNVGRTIFARMPGVNLWDMDGAGTQMNIGTRGTDAHRSIEMNMRQNGYNTNSDMFGYPENHYTAPMQGVKQVQLVRGSAALQFGSQFGGMMNYVMKEGDTSKVFSLESEQTVGSFNFFNSFNAIGGTKGKVNYYAYYDNRHGDGWRPNSAFNYQAMYANIKYRFSEKGSIAFQFSRMDYRQQIAGGQTDAMFEANARQSNRARNYFSPKINVPAILFNYALSPSTHLQITSHVVWGERSSVQFINTANVADTFNTAIGSYNPRQVDRDFYSGFTTEARLLHRYEMGKVKGVLAGGLRYFNGHTKRRQKGKGTSGSDFDLSLIGPYGIDLKFSTLNYAAFVENVFYLGKNFSITPGFRYEVIKSDLTGVINNATFPVAYKGNRTFPLFGAGLQYQVSAGTQLYGNVSQAYRPYLYASITPADQIGQIDPNLKDSKGYDVDAGYRGHLADFINFDINAFYLFYGDKIGKVTATASDNSTYLLTTNVGNSVAKGFEMYVSLSLLGPAKQNTRATDVRLFSSLAYTHARYTSGSVNNGSSDISLVDKRVENVPDWIERGGLEFLYRRFSTTVQMSYVSNQFNDANNTTFLATGLVGEIPAYTLYDWSFNWSFLKPFHVSGGVNNIADTRYFSRRINMYPGPGILPGDGRSFYLSLGFKI comes from the coding sequence ATGAACAAGAGTATACTATTACTTGTGCTTTTTCTATGGCCCTGCTTTTGCTTCACGGCAAGCGCACAGGCCATTGAAAAAGATACGATCAAATCAACGCTACTGGGCCCCGTCACCGTAGAGGGCTATCAGGACCGGGAGCACGCCTTGCCCGATGTGGTGGGCATGGGCATTTTTGCCGGAAAGAAAACGGATGTCATCACGCTCAGGAATGGAGAAGCCAACTTGCCGCAGAACGTGGGCCGGACCATCTTTGCCCGCATGCCGGGTGTGAACCTTTGGGACATGGACGGCGCCGGAACACAAATGAACATCGGTACGCGTGGCACCGATGCACACCGGTCCATCGAGATGAACATGCGTCAAAACGGATACAACACCAACTCGGATATGTTTGGGTACCCGGAGAATCACTACACGGCGCCCATGCAAGGCGTGAAGCAGGTCCAGCTCGTCAGGGGTTCGGCAGCGCTTCAGTTCGGGAGTCAGTTTGGGGGGATGATGAACTATGTGATGAAAGAAGGCGATACGTCAAAAGTGTTTTCGCTGGAGAGTGAACAAACCGTGGGTTCTTTCAATTTCTTCAACTCCTTCAACGCCATCGGGGGAACAAAAGGCAAAGTGAACTACTATGCCTACTACGACAATCGCCACGGCGACGGGTGGCGACCCAATTCGGCGTTCAACTACCAGGCGATGTACGCCAACATAAAATATCGCTTTTCGGAAAAAGGAAGCATCGCCTTCCAGTTCTCACGGATGGACTACCGGCAGCAGATCGCCGGCGGCCAGACCGATGCCATGTTCGAAGCCAACGCCCGGCAATCGAACCGTGCGCGGAATTATTTCAGTCCTAAGATCAATGTCCCGGCCATTCTTTTCAACTATGCGTTGTCTCCGTCCACACACCTGCAAATCACGTCGCATGTGGTTTGGGGTGAGCGAAGCAGTGTGCAGTTTATCAATACCGCGAACGTGGCCGACACATTCAACACGGCGATCGGTTCGTATAACCCTCGCCAGGTCGACCGCGACTTCTATAGTGGGTTTACTACGGAGGCGAGGTTATTGCATCGCTATGAAATGGGTAAAGTCAAAGGCGTATTGGCAGGGGGCTTGCGTTATTTCAATGGACACACCAAGCGAAGACAAAAAGGCAAAGGAACTAGCGGAAGTGATTTCGATCTGAGCTTGATTGGTCCTTACGGCATTGATCTGAAATTCAGTACGCTGAATTATGCAGCGTTCGTGGAGAACGTATTTTACCTGGGTAAGAATTTTTCCATCACGCCCGGATTCCGCTACGAAGTAATAAAATCCGATTTAACGGGTGTGATCAACAACGCTACGTTCCCCGTAGCCTATAAGGGCAATCGCACCTTCCCGCTTTTTGGTGCGGGGCTGCAATACCAGGTGTCGGCCGGAACACAATTGTATGGCAACGTCTCGCAAGCATACCGGCCCTACTTGTATGCCAGCATCACACCGGCAGACCAGATCGGACAGATCGACCCCAACCTCAAAGACAGCAAGGGCTATGACGTAGATGCCGGTTACCGCGGCCATCTGGCCGACTTTATCAACTTCGACATCAACGCATTCTATCTCTTCTATGGCGACAAGATCGGCAAAGTGACGGCAACTGCGAGCGACAACTCCACCTACTTGCTCACCACCAATGTTGGAAATTCGGTGGCGAAAGGATTTGAGATGTATGTCAGTCTTTCGCTCCTCGGTCCCGCAAAACAAAATACGCGTGCCACGGATGTGCGGTTGTTCAGTTCTTTAGCCTACACGCACGCCCGCTACACCAGCGGCTCGGTCAACAACGGAAGTTCCGATATATCGCTGGTCGACAAGCGCGTGGAGAATGTGCCCGACTGGATTGAACGCGGAGGTCTTGAATTCCTGTACAGGCGATTTTCAACCACGGTACAAATGAGCTACGTCAGCAACCAATTCAATGACGCGAACAACACAACATTTTTGGCTACCGGTCTGGTAGGGGAGATCCCTGCGTACACACTCTACGATTGGTCGTTCAACTGGTCGTTCCTGAAGCCATTTCACGTGTCTGGCGGCGTCAACAATATTGCTGACACGCGCTATTTCAGCCGAAGGATCAACATGTATCCAGGCCCCGGAATTTTGCCTGGTGATGGAAGGAGTTTTTACCTCTCGCTGGGTTTTAAAATCTAG
- a CDS encoding MBL fold metallo-hydrolase — MILKTYILGIAFCFCYVFALGQNAFQVVPLGVKGGSDESNLSAYLVGASGTNAYVCLDAGTVHAGLEKAIASGTLKGNVTTLLKENIKGYLISHPHLDHVAGLIINSPDDSPKPIYGLPFCLDVIKEKYFSWKSWANFGNEGEKPMLNKYHYTPLIPGQAVALEQTTLRVQAFELSHSAPGQSTAFLVEQNGDYLLYLGDTGADEVEQSNKLASLWQQVGGLVKAKKLKAIFIEVSFSNEQPTKLLFGHLTPSLLMKELAALDKASGNSIAGLPVVITHMKPLDDREEKIKTQLNAQNTLGVRLVFPVQGELMKF, encoded by the coding sequence ATGATTTTGAAAACCTATATTCTCGGCATCGCTTTTTGTTTTTGTTATGTGTTTGCCCTGGGGCAGAACGCCTTCCAGGTCGTGCCGCTTGGCGTGAAGGGTGGTAGTGACGAAAGCAACCTGTCGGCATACCTCGTAGGAGCATCGGGCACCAATGCTTATGTCTGCCTGGACGCAGGTACCGTGCATGCCGGTCTTGAAAAAGCCATTGCCTCGGGAACGTTGAAAGGCAATGTCACCACGCTTCTCAAAGAAAACATCAAAGGATACCTCATCTCTCATCCCCACCTCGACCACGTGGCCGGCCTCATCATCAACTCGCCCGACGATTCGCCAAAACCTATTTATGGCTTGCCGTTTTGCCTGGACGTGATCAAGGAAAAATATTTCAGCTGGAAAAGCTGGGCAAACTTCGGAAACGAGGGAGAGAAACCGATGCTCAACAAATATCACTACACCCCCCTCATCCCAGGGCAGGCCGTAGCCCTGGAACAAACCACCTTGCGGGTGCAAGCGTTTGAACTGAGTCACTCGGCTCCCGGACAAAGCACGGCATTTTTGGTCGAGCAAAATGGAGACTATCTCTTATACCTCGGCGACACAGGTGCCGATGAAGTGGAGCAATCGAATAAGCTCGCCAGCTTATGGCAACAGGTCGGGGGATTGGTGAAGGCAAAAAAACTGAAGGCCATCTTTATAGAGGTATCCTTTTCAAATGAACAGCCCACAAAATTATTGTTTGGTCATCTCACGCCATCCTTACTCATGAAGGAATTGGCAGCGCTTGATAAAGCCTCTGGAAACAGCATCGCGGGCCTGCCCGTGGTGATCACCCATATGAAACCGTTGGACGACCGCGAAGAAAAAATCAAGACCCAGTTAAATGCACAGAATACGCTAGGAGTTCGGCTGGTGTTTCCCGTGCAGGGAGAGCTCATGAAATTTTGA
- a CDS encoding SDR family oxidoreductase, which produces MNTKDKTFSLEGKRIIVLGGSSGIGLATAMAAGMEGAGVVIASSNQARMEAAIKRLPSTAKGYVVDLSEESQIRDFFKSIGKFDHLVYTAGENISISAIAASDAAHARKYFDIRYWGAYLSVKYAGASIREGGSITLTSGIASMRPGKGWSLGASICGAMEGLTRALAMELSPIRVNIVSPGVVKTDLWSSLSATDREQLYKATAEALPVKKVGEADEIAQTYLYLMKQSYSTGQVVTVDGGGVLV; this is translated from the coding sequence ATGAACACAAAAGACAAAACATTTTCGCTGGAAGGAAAAAGGATCATCGTCTTGGGAGGAAGCTCGGGGATTGGATTGGCCACCGCCATGGCCGCCGGGATGGAGGGCGCCGGGGTAGTAATCGCCTCCAGCAATCAGGCCAGAATGGAAGCTGCAATAAAAAGATTACCGTCCACCGCGAAGGGTTATGTGGTCGATCTGTCGGAAGAGAGTCAGATCAGGGATTTTTTTAAATCGATCGGCAAGTTTGATCACCTGGTGTATACGGCAGGGGAGAACATCAGCATCAGCGCGATCGCAGCATCGGATGCGGCCCATGCGCGCAAGTATTTTGATATCCGGTATTGGGGTGCCTATTTGTCGGTAAAATATGCTGGTGCTTCCATACGGGAAGGCGGTTCCATCACGCTCACCAGCGGCATTGCCAGCATGCGCCCGGGAAAAGGATGGTCGTTGGGCGCCAGCATCTGCGGGGCCATGGAGGGACTGACGCGTGCCCTGGCGATGGAGTTGTCGCCCATCCGCGTCAACATCGTTTCACCGGGTGTGGTGAAGACCGACCTCTGGTCGTCGTTAAGCGCCACGGACCGCGAGCAATTATACAAGGCAACCGCAGAAGCCTTGCCCGTCAAAAAAGTAGGTGAAGCCGACGAGATCGCACAAACCTATCTGTACCTCATGAAGCAATCGTATAGCACGGGCCAGGTGGTGACCGTCGATGGCGGTGGTGTGTTGGTTTGA
- a CDS encoding metallophosphoesterase, which produces MTIQYCSDLHLEFPVNKKYLEANPITPKGEILLLAGDIVPFAVMENERPFFDFVSGNFEQVYWVAGNHEYYRSDIHYRTGGVHEKIRENVSLVNNVSIPYKNVRLIFSTLWTKIDPVREWVVQKTMSDFHLIQSNGKKIAVPDYNKLHDASREFLSNAFQTKTEQPTIVVSHHVPTLFHYPEKYRHSELNSAFAVELYDLIESSPVDYWIYGHNHSAVPDFKINRTTLTTNQLGYVEYGEHFNFQKDRVIKIS; this is translated from the coding sequence ATGACCATCCAATACTGCTCCGACCTCCACCTGGAGTTCCCTGTAAATAAAAAATACCTGGAAGCAAACCCCATTACCCCCAAAGGCGAGATCCTTTTGCTGGCCGGCGACATTGTTCCTTTTGCTGTGATGGAAAACGAGAGGCCGTTCTTTGATTTTGTTTCCGGCAATTTTGAACAGGTTTATTGGGTGGCCGGCAATCATGAATATTATCGTTCCGATATCCACTACCGTACCGGCGGGGTACATGAAAAGATAAGAGAAAATGTATCGCTCGTAAATAACGTATCGATCCCGTACAAAAATGTCCGGTTGATCTTTTCAACGTTATGGACGAAGATCGATCCGGTCCGGGAGTGGGTGGTCCAAAAAACGATGTCGGATTTTCATTTGATACAGAGTAACGGTAAAAAAATAGCGGTACCTGACTATAACAAGCTTCATGATGCATCGCGTGAATTTCTCTCGAACGCATTTCAAACCAAAACTGAACAACCGACCATCGTAGTATCTCACCATGTGCCGACGCTCTTTCATTACCCGGAAAAATACCGGCACAGCGAACTCAACTCAGCCTTTGCGGTAGAACTCTATGACTTGATCGAAAGTTCTCCTGTTGATTATTGGATCTACGGCCACAATCATTCTGCCGTACCCGACTTTAAGATCAACAGGACCACACTCACCACAAATCAGCTGGGCTATGTCGAGTATGGGGAACACTTTAATTTTCAAAAGGACCGGGTGATCAAAATTTCATGA